ACTTTGCAAGCATAACCGTTGTGTCATTATAGCAGATACTGGTTTAAATATTGTATTTGTAAGCAGGAACATAACTGCAATAAACGGTTATCTGCCTGACGAGTTAATTGGTAAACCTCTAAATTTATTTCAGGGTATTAAAATCGATCCGAATATTAAATCTTTGACTCAGGATGCCATCAGTATGGTGGAGCCGTTTAAGGCAATTATTGTGAATTACAGAAAAAACAGAACAAAGTACAATTGTGAAATCAATGGTTTTGCAGTATTTAATAAACAAAAGGAATTAGTCAATCTTGTGGTTTTCAAAAAAATAATATAATGGCAACACACGAACCGAAAAGCTGTCAGCGCTGTAATAATCTCTTTGAGTGCAAAACTGGAACAATTGTACAATGCCAATGTTACGGTATTAACTTTAATGAAGATGAAAAGGAAATTATTGCGCGTAGTTTTAGTGACTGTTTATGCCGGAATTGTTTATTAGAAATTAAACAAGAAATAAAATACCGATCGTTAATAGAGAAACAAGAACAAATAAATATACTACTTAAAACCCGATGATAAATTTAGAAGAGAAGATTAGTCAGTCAGAAACCCGAATTTTTAAAGCTGTTTTTCCAAATACTACCAATCATTATGATACATTATTTGGTGGCACAGCTATGCACTTAATGGATGAAGTGGCATTCATTACGGCTACACGGTTTGCCCGGAAACGCATGGTTACTGTATCATCAGACCGAATCGATTTTTCAAAACCTATTCCCGCAGGAACCATTATTGAACTAGTTGGTAAAGTGGTGCATATAGGCAATACCAGCCTAAAGGTAAGTGTTGATATTTATATTGAACAAATGTATTCCGCCCATCGTGAAAAGGCCATTTCAGGTACATTTACTTTTGTGGCAATCGACGAGCATAAAAAGCCTGTAAAAGTAGTTTAAAAAACTATTTCGAAAGAATAAGTTAAATCCCCTTACTATAACCGAAGGGGATTTATTATTTATAAAATTTTAGCAAGATCTTCTGGGGTATCAATGGCTATGGTTTCGAAAGATGTTTCTGCCATTTTAATTTTGAAGCCATTTTCAAGCCACCGCAACTGTTCCAATGATTCGGCCAGTTCAAGGGAGCTTGCTGTAAGCTGATTTAATTGCATCAAAAAATCATTTCTGAATCCATAAATTCCAACATGATGGTAAAAGTTATAAGCATTTAGCCAGTTTTCTTTCTGTTCATTTCTGATAAACGGAATCGGAGATCTGCTGAAATACATAGCTTCGAATTGCTGGTTTAAAACAACCTTTACCACGTTAGGACTAAATAATTCCTCTTCTTTTTTTATTTTCTTAAACATGCTGGCAATTTGAGTGTTGGGCTCATCAAAGCAATGAATCAAATCACTAATTTGTTCTGGTGAGATAAAAGGTTCATCCCCCTGAATATTGATTATGCCCTCAAACCCAGGTTGGGCTTGGGCGACTTCTGCACAACGTGAAGTGCCGTTAATATGATCAGCAGAGGTCATCATAACCTTCCCTCCAAAAGATAACACATGGTCAAAGATTCGTTGATCATCGGTGGCAACAATCACTTCGTCTAAATCAGTGCAGAGTAAACATTGTTCATATACCCGTTGAACCATGGATTTGCCTTTGATGTCAACAAGGGGTTTACCCGGGAAACGAGTTGATTGATAACGAGAAGGTATAACGCCTAAAAATTTCATCTATTTATATAAGTACACAAAGGTAATTTTAACTACCTAAATTGTTTTTGTTTAATAATTAAAAAAATCTTTTACCAGGTCAATTTTGTTTTGGTCAAAAATGAGTCTACCCCTTTTTTGAAGTCTTCAGTACTTCTTACCTGTGCATTGGTTTTAGCTGCAAAAATTAATGCATCTTCACTATTCATTGTCTGCACTTTTTGAATCAGGTTTTTGGTTATTGCCACAGCGTTGGCTGAGGTCTCGATACAAAGCTGTTTGGCGAATTGATTAACTTCCTCATCAAGCTGTTCGACTGCAATTATTTTATTGACGAGTCCTAAAGAAAGTGCTTCATCGGCGGAAATTAATCTTCCGCTTAGTAAGAGGTCTTTGGCTTTTCCTTCACCTATCTTCCTGATCAAAAATAATGCGACTAGAGCTGGTACAAATCCAATTTTCACTTCAGTATAGCCAAATTTTGCTTCAGTTTGAGTAAATGCAAAATCACAAACTGTAACTAATCCACAACCTCCGGCAATAGCATGGCCCTGAACTTTTGCGATGGTTATTTTTTCTGAAAAATAAATCGCACTGAATAATTCGCGTAATTGATGACTGTCGGCAAGATTTTCATTAGCCGTGTTTGCCTGCAATTTCTGAAGGTAAGCTAAATCGGCTCCTGCACTAAAAACCTCACCTTCGGCTTCCAAAACAATCACTTTGGCGTTATGATCTTTTTCTGCCTTGTAAAAAGTAGTCTTTAGCTGCTGAACCAAAGATTCATTTAGTGCATTTCGCTTTTCGGGCCGATTAATAGTGATATAGGCTATGCGTTCTTTTACAGTATATTTTACAAGTTTTTCCATTTAAATATCAATTTTTATGGTAGTTGATTGGTGTCCAGTTTTTCGCATTTTTTACATTTACTGCTCCACACTAGATTGAAACGAACGAAAATTTCAGTCATAATCCGTATTCGGACTCCATAAAACTGTAGATAATTTTTGTGTTTGACAAGACAAGGTGATTGAAATGATTATATGTCGATTGTAATTGATTGTACTGCACAATAACCCAGAAGCCATGTGATGCGGAATCCTCATCAAAAGCAAAATAGTATTGTACAAACTTTTTGTGTTTTTCAATCTGATTTTGTTCAATTTTTAATTACTAAATTGATTTAGGTAGCAGAAGATATTAAACAGACAGTAAGTTTATAATAATACTTTATCGAAAGTAATAGATTAATTTTATAAACAACACCCAAAATAAAGTAAAATAGTAATCTGTCGAGGGTTAATTGACACGTTTGTAATCGTAACAATTCTTCATATTCATGACCAGTTAGCAATAGGTTAAAACAGTTGAAATTGAATCAATATAATTTTGAAATTTTTCTTTTTTCTAAGTGGGGAGCATTCTTTGAATATTACTGTAACTAGAATTGTTTTTTATCGATTGGAAATAATGAACGGCCAAAGTAAAGCTTAGATAGCTTCAAGTATACAGGTGTAAGTCATCTCTTGAACCATATAGGAGATTATTATTATTCGAATCGTTGGAATATCATAAGAAGACTTTGCAGACAATTTGAGCGAACAATTTTCATTAAATGAAAATTTATATCTTAGTGATTTAATTTTAAAATATTTATGAATAAAAATTTACTTTCTGTTTTACTTTCAGCATTAGCACTTCTAGTTTTTAGTTGTGAATCAAAAGATGCCCAAAAAACAAAGCTTAACGAAGCCAATATTGTATCAACAGATGATTTAACATTAAATAAATCAAGTATTATGGAGATTAATGAATCTCCATCTAAAGAATTAGCTGTGAGAGAGTGGGGACTACCTAGTACAAACACAGAAGCTTGGAAAAATGCAAAGGAACAATCCTTTTCTGACACCATTCGATATACACATATTGATGCATTATTGGCTATAAACTATTCGACTTTAACAATCGACTCAACGAATTTTATAATTAAGAATGTTAAAATAAATTTGATTAATGGTGACAATGATTACGTTTTCGTTGCAAATATTGGAAACCAAGCAAATATGGGAACAAGACAAAAGTATAATACGTTTGTCCCGATAAACACTCTTGGTCAACTGAAAGCTACATCTCCTAGAACATTAAAACAAGAAGGGAAAGCCGTAGCGATATTCGCAAAAGGTTTTGTTAAGCAATTTTAAGGAGCTCTTTTTTACACTTTGTCAGGACGAAAGTTGAGTGATCATTGAAAAGGCTCAAAGAAAAAGAAAGGCTCTTAGAGGATCTCTAAAAGCCTTTCTTTGCATTTGTAGCCCTGATGAGAAATTATTTGAACACTTGAATGGCATTTTGAGTATTGTAGAATTAATAAAAGCCAATATTTAAAGGGGAAAAGGTATCATTTTCCATACAGTAGAGCCGGAGGGAAGGGGATCAAACATTTATAAAGCTATTAAGGAAGATTAGAGCAAAAGAGTAAAATATTTAGAAGAGAAGTTAGGTCTCCAACAAGAGTGGAAGCATTTCTTTGTTGTTACTGTGGTAAAGAAATATTGCCCTAACGAAAAATATACGACTGAATCAGAGCTCGTTTTAAGAACTGGTATTTAAGGTGCGACCTCAACCCGATCAGAATTATAAAGGCAAAGACATGGTGAAAAACCAAATTGTGGGAAGAAAGTTATCCCAAATACAATTCCCGATCATGTAGCCTTAAACTATCATTTTCTTTCATTAAGCAAGTCATTAAAACCACTTTTTAAGTACCGCTAAGGGCTTCAGAACTAGGGGCACACGGGTAGTTGGTGAGTTACATACGCTGTTCAGTATTTCGCATGCATTACAAACGCACGGGCGGAGCAAATCGCCTCTACTCATTCGGCTGTATGGCGCAAAATATCAGCTTTTTGTCGTCATCTGTTAACCGATTAAAATGCCGCTTCCTCGATTTTTGCTTAAAAATATAACATGAAAAATTTCTTTCAGTACCGCTTTGCAATTGGCGCAATTAGCATTGTAGCCGGGTTGCTTTCACTAGCCTGCCTGCTAGTTGGGATGATGGCAGTAAACTATCATTTTGAAGCATTTTCCGACCCTGCCCTCACCATTCTGTATGCAAACAATATGCAACTGGTAAAATGGTTCAATTTGCTTGATATGCTGGGTTATTACCTTTTGCTTCTGCCCTTGATATTCTATTTCCATCAGCAATACAGGTATAGAACACCGTGGTCTCCTCTAATCACATTTTCGGGTTTAGCATATGTACTAACAGGCGCAATTGGAGCAGCTATTCTTGCAGCTGTTTGGCCCAGTTTATTAACTGATTACGCATCGGCTAACCCTGAAAACAAAATGATTATCAGCAACCTGTTCAAAGCTATTACAACCATGGTTACTGTGGGCATGTGGAACATTCTGGAAGTTCTATTTGCAGCTTTATGGTGGATGGGTTTAGGCAAACTGATCTACAGCGAAAACAAGAGCCTGGGAGTACTAACGTTTATTGCTGGAATAAGTACTTTATCAGATGCATTGGGTAATATGTTTAACCTAACTATTCTATCCGAAATAGGCGTGAACCTATACCTGATACTTGGAATAATATGGCCAATCATCATTGGTATATTCCTCCTAAAAAAATCGATGAAACAACCTTCTGATTCTCTTCACCATTCTTTACAATATATTACTAATGAAACTGCTTAAGAAATTGTTGAAGTGGTCAAAAATCACTGTTATCACTCTATTGCTGGTGCTTGCATTCGCCTATCTTGTCATCTATATACTGAGTCAACAACGGATTCAAAAGAAATATTCCTATACAGATGCAGCGATCAACATTCCCACCGATTCTTTATCGATAGCAAAAGGAAAACATCTTTATAAAATTAGAAGCTGCCAGGATTGTCATGGAGAAAGGGGAGAAGGCAGGCTGTTTATGGACAATAAAATGTTAATGCAACTTACGGCACCAAACTTAACGAAAGGCAATAGCGGAATTGCAGATTTTAAAACGGTCGACTGGCTGCGTGTGCTTAGGCATGGTGTAGACAAAAACGGCAGGTCATTATATATGATGCCATCTCATGAGGTCACCAACCTTACCAATGAGGACTTGGCTAACCTGATTGCTTATTGCAACCAATTGGAGCCTGTTGCCACTTCGCAGGAAAAACTTCATTCGATAGGTCCAATAGGACGGCTGTTATTGGTCATGAACCAGGTTGCTGTACTACCGGCAGAAAAGATTGATCACAGTGCCATCCATACAGAAAAGTTGGAAGAAAAAACGGGTGCAGCTTATGGGCAATATTTGTCTTTGGGCTGCCAGGGTTGTCACCGGCCCGACATGAAAGGAGGCGGCCCTTTGGCTCCAGGTTATCCACCTGTACCCAATATTACCGGCGATGGAAATGTAGGAAACTGGAACGAGCAAGCATTCATTGCTACCATTAGAAATGGGAAAACACCTGAGGGAAAAGAATTGAATAATAATTATATGCCCTGGAAATCAATTGGCCATTTTACTGACGAAGAGCTTAAATCGATTTTTATGTACCTGCAAAAACTTTCGGATAAGCATTAATGCCATTAATTTAATGCTTTTCGATAAGCGTTAGGCGATGTGCCTGTCCATTCGCGAAAGGCCCTTTGAAAGGTGCTTGGTTCAGTATAACCCAGCTTATAGGAAATTTGAGCAATTGTAAGTTTTTCGCTGCGCAACAAACTACACGCCAGCTCATGCTTAATGTTATCACTCAATTTCCTGAAGCTGGTGTTTTCTATTTTTAGTTTACGCTGCAATGTTCGGGGCGTTAAGCGCAGATGTGCTGCTATTTCTTCCAACTGTGGAAACGTATAATTAAAATGCTTAAGAATGCTTTGTCTCACCTCGCCACTAAAGTCGCCCACATTCCTTTCCTTGTCCATCTCTTTTTCCAACAATGTTTTGAAAACCTCATTCAGTTCTTTATTATAGCCAATAACAGTTGTTTTCATATCTACCATGGAAAATACAATG
Above is a window of Solitalea lacus DNA encoding:
- a CDS encoding cysteine-rich CWC family protein, giving the protein MATHEPKSCQRCNNLFECKTGTIVQCQCYGINFNEDEKEIIARSFSDCLCRNCLLEIKQEIKYRSLIEKQEQINILLKTR
- the kdsB gene encoding 3-deoxy-manno-octulosonate cytidylyltransferase; the protein is MKFLGVIPSRYQSTRFPGKPLVDIKGKSMVQRVYEQCLLCTDLDEVIVATDDQRIFDHVLSFGGKVMMTSADHINGTSRCAEVAQAQPGFEGIINIQGDEPFISPEQISDLIHCFDEPNTQIASMFKKIKKEEELFSPNVVKVVLNQQFEAMYFSRSPIPFIRNEQKENWLNAYNFYHHVGIYGFRNDFLMQLNQLTASSLELAESLEQLRWLENGFKIKMAETSFETIAIDTPEDLAKIL
- a CDS encoding acyl-CoA thioesterase, producing the protein MNLEEKISQSETRIFKAVFPNTTNHYDTLFGGTAMHLMDEVAFITATRFARKRMVTVSSDRIDFSKPIPAGTIIELVGKVVHIGNTSLKVSVDIYIEQMYSAHREKAISGTFTFVAIDEHKKPVKVV
- a CDS encoding PAS domain-containing protein, giving the protein MLNRYNARTVLGTPLNSWDVFMEGYFRLSSKLKDVTALKKFACEHKWQHDFDFETELCKHNRCVIIADTGLNIVFVSRNITAINGYLPDELIGKPLNLFQGIKIDPNIKSLTQDAISMVEPFKAIIVNYRKNRTKYNCEINGFAVFNKQKELVNLVVFKKII
- a CDS encoding enoyl-CoA hydratase/isomerase family protein yields the protein MEKLVKYTVKERIAYITINRPEKRNALNESLVQQLKTTFYKAEKDHNAKVIVLEAEGEVFSAGADLAYLQKLQANTANENLADSHQLRELFSAIYFSEKITIAKVQGHAIAGGCGLVTVCDFAFTQTEAKFGYTEVKIGFVPALVALFLIRKIGEGKAKDLLLSGRLISADEALSLGLVNKIIAVEQLDEEVNQFAKQLCIETSANAVAITKNLIQKVQTMNSEDALIFAAKTNAQVRSTEDFKKGVDSFLTKTKLTW
- a CDS encoding c-type cytochrome, whose protein sequence is MKLLKKLLKWSKITVITLLLVLAFAYLVIYILSQQRIQKKYSYTDAAINIPTDSLSIAKGKHLYKIRSCQDCHGERGEGRLFMDNKMLMQLTAPNLTKGNSGIADFKTVDWLRVLRHGVDKNGRSLYMMPSHEVTNLTNEDLANLIAYCNQLEPVATSQEKLHSIGPIGRLLLVMNQVAVLPAEKIDHSAIHTEKLEEKTGAAYGQYLSLGCQGCHRPDMKGGGPLAPGYPPVPNITGDGNVGNWNEQAFIATIRNGKTPEGKELNNNYMPWKSIGHFTDEELKSIFMYLQKLSDKH